A single genomic interval of Calditrichota bacterium harbors:
- a CDS encoding T9SS type A sorting domain-containing protein codes for MAEINFTKNLKLFYLVLIHFLFINFTVAQDLATEPASGTSTESITITYPKQTGAVQKTEASVDSLPRTDAQGSFSASAGGSDYYITASWSGYSNPCVIPSSSSGNISWSPGWAGDPISGNANNGSKTVYPGPNRRVDFTYKYTYSGTLCDGSYSSDANATTAALKNPTSFSASDATSDYWVDLSWGKGTNIPASYVTYYIYRNGSFFASTTSLSYRAYITPGQSDTWNVRTHSTFSYSVTSGGVSNGGSTSSFRVPYSQTASYEDFIGEIVLNWNSNSDYATHFRIYRDGALIATVPRATLTYTDENIINGEEYTYTIKGYNASAGVESGGVSVNGKTFPMFPNAADGIYNNRVKVSWKNVASFAEEIKILRGDEEIGITSKNATSYFDYDAVPGKLYQYSIVPISGGAELGAARDYGFIRPDGKISGKVKTVRGAGVKNVQVSINPANGDSSQSLLFDNTQDYMIRKPIKSFAESAFTLSFWMKSNATSQTGAIFSYATPASDNTVLIYNPNNFEFFINGAGTGTTNISAVDNAWHHIAVTWQKSDGAIRLLKDGIQVWSGTLATGATLQNNGSIVLGQDQDSFGGGFDPVQAYLGQLDEIQLWDHVVSDSIINSQINLTLRGDEDGLVSYWPFDSEGRQPLNIAGDFSKAGGNHVQGYGVSFSTDHAPVETIVLTDPTGFYSVNNIFYNESNPFDISVFKLRHGFDPTSQERTLELNAPASANVDFTDTTSFAISGKIVLNGTNCAVAGVDIYRNGTFTGIKTNAQGEYLLSIEEPGNYTITPVFGDTSFPHVFEPAELVFTITDDVANADFTDMTTSELAGRVGGGCDAFIGRANISITSKNQVGCYSKEITTDVNGNYSLNLPSQEYIVEVLSLDPPNPVITETFPIVITDLTFQDTTLNYIYRNPPQIKVSGFPGVCADASAPFNVPIINQYDVYTFQIEVFEEYSGDTCLVDTGSIKIFDDLGGNPAVPVTLPLKDGRAFYTTQIGEPNILDGGAHPFQKLFQVTADVEGKNAAFEQWVVVTGHKPREQTFVTKTPELPLLILRDPPGDESYAYLEKGSSLSQNFTMSHSVGGAAGLYTDIKIGAGIPVPFTGIVIGARTHIEGQILAGRDNNNGTTVSTTFSQTERFSTSGNEDITGEKGDVFMGASFNMIYALTDEIRYDEASCTVIQDTSLVWGSEEVNTTYIYTENHIRKTLLPNLHLLRSLASPDSVALLGSFIDVWEQVLEKNDQQKERATFERNISFSAGTTREYSETNTQDSTISIDFTIFIDSELKIGVGIGDGDFADVEIGAAAKFRWSTSEARDTTLSQSTTVGYVLGDNDPGDFFSVDIKKDNVYSTPVFDLVAGTSSCPWEPGTQPRDATNLTIDKFEQNDIPPFDPASFVLNLGNLSQSGETRDYKLGVIQSSNFDGAVISVGGVVIEDFIDYRIPAGQQITATMAVRRGPVSYSYENLQLRFYALCDPSISDTVTFSVNYQSPCSGVELFKPDNNWLVNQSSNDSLLIIMREYDTTNPKLESVSMEYRKVGGSWKTAIAKLRSELPAEFIYEFWDVSGLDDGNYELRAKTKCGTDGVNYSKISQGVIDRSSLLVFGKPQPSDGVLNIGEDISISFTANLNCPQINSDNVKMINTATSIDIPIDVACSGKTLIITPLVDIATLERENLKVTVSGVEDKNGNGLKEDISWSFTVNQNALHWVVSNANINVYKGSQETFKAKLVNVGGAQNSFSLTGIPSWLTADPTNGTIPSGGQIEINFTISDQLEQGSYLDTVAVQVSGQGDDPLFIDVTVLSEPPSWAFNFSNYQYSMDVIAQLKEGDGFSSDEKDIVAAFVGNEIRGKVNLTHVSEQDNHLAFITIYSHQQSGETVTFRSWDASKGEESGFIAETITFENNGSVGLLLSPFVLTPSGKAQNITLAPNWNWFSLNLEQSDMSVENILSNLNATSGDVIKGQEGIATFYNNELSSESDKTNWIGDLQNIEVGKSYRIFLANEQNLRFAGDTINVSEESIQVFSGWNWIGYLQQNNVDLNNAFTGFSYSDGDRLKSQDAFSVYDASSSSWQGGLTTLNPGEGYLLKSAKDGFISFSGSGSSIINPGKNIQPNQQPNLAGNELSAYNYENNMTIIGSVQLGGTTISDSNYSVLAIVNDSLRGKADVKFYPEINKAMVFMTVYSNSISGEELTFEVINSSHGVSLPVTTTIPFTADGIVGSIENPHSFAGIDEVAPEIRSAFLYSTEPGLADHVRLYITSSELLKEAPLVRAVSPTGKEDAFAAEVFDSGENIYLAKYHVQEYGENTFYILASDLSENLTQDVRKLSVNQISLGKSSLISLNENTSIKLSPASFNANGNFYGEYYKAEKEELEKNMMRISQNMTFSASSTVDEGFTVKYDLKEIDIPEEEKRKIGLYRLDKENGEWVFIGGQGENNQLMQLANQTGTFAVFYDSDRIPIPKQFRLYQNFPNPFNPVTTIRFDLPKEQNVSLNIYNVLGQKVKQLLNQKLDAGYHKTEWNGLNEHGVKVASGIYIYQIKAGKKLINKKMILIK; via the coding sequence ATGGCTGAAATCAATTTCACCAAAAATCTAAAACTATTTTATTTAGTTTTGATTCATTTTTTATTTATAAACTTTACTGTTGCCCAGGATTTGGCTACCGAACCAGCTTCTGGAACAAGTACAGAATCCATCACAATAACTTATCCGAAACAAACAGGTGCAGTGCAAAAAACCGAAGCTTCTGTTGATTCATTGCCAAGGACAGACGCACAGGGTAGTTTCAGTGCATCAGCCGGCGGTTCTGATTATTACATCACCGCTTCCTGGTCAGGCTATTCAAACCCATGTGTTATTCCATCCAGCTCAAGCGGAAATATAAGCTGGTCTCCAGGTTGGGCCGGTGACCCTATTTCAGGAAATGCAAATAATGGTAGTAAAACAGTTTATCCCGGGCCAAACAGAAGGGTTGATTTTACATATAAATACACCTATTCAGGAACTCTTTGCGATGGTTCCTACTCCTCGGATGCAAACGCTACAACAGCTGCTTTGAAAAACCCAACCAGTTTTTCTGCCAGTGATGCGACAAGTGATTACTGGGTGGATTTGAGTTGGGGCAAAGGGACAAATATTCCTGCCAGCTATGTAACATATTATATTTATCGTAATGGTAGTTTTTTTGCCAGTACAACAAGTTTATCCTACAGGGCTTACATTACTCCAGGTCAGTCTGATACATGGAATGTGCGCACTCATTCAACTTTCAGTTATTCTGTTACATCTGGTGGCGTTTCAAACGGAGGATCCACATCATCATTCAGGGTTCCTTACAGCCAAACTGCTTCTTACGAAGATTTTATTGGAGAAATCGTATTAAACTGGAATAGTAATTCTGATTATGCCACACATTTTAGGATTTACAGAGATGGTGCGTTGATTGCTACAGTACCAAGAGCAACCTTAACCTATACAGATGAAAATATTATTAATGGAGAAGAATACACGTATACAATTAAGGGTTATAATGCATCTGCCGGGGTTGAATCCGGTGGAGTTAGTGTTAATGGAAAAACTTTCCCAATGTTTCCAAATGCAGCGGATGGGATTTATAATAATCGCGTCAAAGTTTCCTGGAAAAATGTTGCCAGTTTTGCAGAAGAAATTAAAATACTTAGGGGTGATGAAGAAATTGGGATTACCAGTAAAAATGCTACTTCTTATTTTGATTATGATGCGGTTCCCGGCAAACTCTATCAGTATAGTATCGTTCCAATCTCCGGTGGTGCTGAACTTGGCGCAGCCCGCGATTATGGATTTATCAGACCAGATGGTAAGATTTCCGGAAAAGTAAAAACAGTACGTGGCGCTGGTGTTAAAAATGTACAAGTTTCAATTAATCCTGCAAACGGCGATTCAAGCCAATCTTTACTTTTTGATAATACCCAGGATTATATGATCCGTAAACCGATTAAATCTTTTGCCGAAAGCGCATTTACTTTATCATTTTGGATGAAGTCGAATGCCACTTCGCAAACGGGAGCTATATTCTCTTATGCAACACCTGCCAGTGATAATACAGTTTTGATTTACAATCCAAACAATTTTGAATTTTTTATAAATGGTGCAGGGACAGGAACAACAAATATTAGTGCTGTTGACAACGCTTGGCATCACATTGCAGTTACCTGGCAAAAATCTGATGGGGCAATAAGGCTGCTTAAGGATGGTATTCAGGTTTGGTCCGGTACATTGGCAACAGGAGCAACATTACAAAATAACGGGTCAATTGTTTTAGGCCAGGATCAGGATTCATTTGGCGGAGGTTTTGATCCGGTTCAGGCCTATCTTGGGCAACTTGATGAAATTCAATTATGGGATCATGTTGTCAGTGATTCCATAATTAATAGTCAAATAAATCTGACCTTACGAGGCGATGAAGATGGTCTTGTATCTTACTGGCCATTTGATTCCGAAGGCAGGCAACCGCTAAATATCGCAGGTGATTTCTCCAAAGCTGGTGGCAACCATGTTCAAGGTTATGGAGTCTCTTTTTCAACAGATCATGCCCCGGTAGAAACAATTGTTTTAACTGATCCCACTGGGTTTTATTCAGTTAACAATATTTTTTATAATGAAAGTAATCCTTTTGATATAAGCGTTTTTAAACTTCGTCACGGATTTGATCCTACCAGCCAGGAAAGAACTCTGGAATTAAATGCGCCTGCTTCGGCCAATGTAGATTTTACCGACACTACCTCTTTTGCAATTTCCGGAAAAATTGTTTTGAACGGAACGAATTGTGCTGTAGCAGGTGTTGATATCTATCGAAATGGTACTTTTACCGGCATAAAAACAAATGCCCAGGGTGAATATCTGCTTTCCATTGAAGAGCCGGGCAATTATACAATTACTCCTGTTTTTGGAGACACTTCTTTTCCACATGTATTTGAACCGGCAGAGTTGGTTTTTACCATCACCGATGATGTTGCAAATGCGGATTTTACTGATATGACAACAAGTGAACTTGCCGGCCGTGTTGGAGGTGGTTGCGATGCATTTATCGGGCGTGCAAATATCAGCATTACATCTAAAAACCAGGTGGGTTGTTATTCAAAAGAGATTACAACAGACGTAAATGGAAACTATAGTCTTAATTTGCCATCTCAGGAATATATCGTTGAGGTGCTTTCGCTTGATCCGCCAAACCCGGTTATTACGGAAACTTTCCCAATTGTAATTACTGATCTTACATTTCAGGACACAACTTTAAATTACATTTACCGCAATCCACCGCAGATAAAAGTAAGCGGCTTCCCGGGTGTTTGTGCTGATGCTTCAGCGCCGTTTAATGTGCCAATTATAAACCAATACGATGTTTACACTTTTCAAATTGAAGTTTTTGAAGAATATTCCGGCGATACATGCCTGGTAGATACAGGATCCATTAAGATTTTTGATGATCTGGGTGGCAATCCTGCTGTGCCTGTTACTTTGCCATTGAAAGATGGCCGGGCATTTTATACAACACAAATTGGCGAGCCTAATATCCTCGATGGCGGTGCACATCCTTTTCAAAAACTATTTCAGGTTACTGCAGATGTGGAAGGGAAGAATGCTGCCTTTGAACAATGGGTTGTGGTAACAGGTCATAAACCGCGTGAACAAACTTTTGTAACAAAAACCCCGGAATTGCCCCTCTTAATTCTTAGAGATCCTCCCGGTGATGAAAGCTATGCTTATCTTGAAAAAGGTAGTTCACTTAGCCAAAATTTTACAATGTCACATTCTGTTGGCGGTGCGGCAGGGCTTTATACGGATATAAAAATCGGAGCCGGTATTCCCGTTCCATTTACCGGGATTGTGATTGGCGCCCGTACACATATCGAAGGCCAGATTTTAGCTGGGCGCGATAATAATAATGGCACAACTGTTTCTACCACATTTTCCCAAACAGAACGTTTCTCAACGTCCGGCAATGAAGATATCACGGGTGAAAAGGGTGATGTTTTTATGGGCGCTTCATTTAATATGATTTATGCATTGACGGATGAAATCAGATATGATGAAGCGAGTTGTACGGTTATCCAGGATACTTCACTGGTTTGGGGTTCTGAGGAAGTTAATACAACTTACATTTATACCGAAAATCATATTCGAAAAACCCTCTTGCCAAATCTGCACCTTTTAAGAAGCCTTGCATCGCCTGATTCTGTAGCGCTTTTGGGTTCCTTTATTGATGTTTGGGAGCAGGTTCTGGAGAAAAACGATCAGCAAAAAGAGCGTGCCACTTTTGAAAGAAATATCTCTTTTAGCGCCGGCACAACGCGTGAGTATTCTGAGACAAACACGCAGGATTCAACGATCAGCATTGATTTCACCATATTTATAGATTCGGAACTGAAAATAGGTGTTGGTATTGGGGATGGTGATTTTGCAGATGTTGAAATTGGTGCAGCGGCAAAATTCCGCTGGTCGACTTCTGAAGCACGTGACACAACTCTTTCGCAATCAACAACCGTTGGCTATGTTCTGGGAGATAATGATCCGGGTGACTTCTTTAGTGTGGATATCAAGAAAGATAATGTTTATTCAACACCTGTTTTTGATCTTGTAGCAGGGACAAGCAGTTGTCCATGGGAACCGGGAACTCAGCCACGCGATGCAACAAACCTGACAATCGATAAATTTGAGCAAAATGATATTCCTCCATTTGACCCAGCCAGTTTCGTTTTGAACCTGGGTAACTTAAGCCAAAGTGGCGAAACACGAGATTATAAATTAGGTGTCATCCAATCCAGCAATTTTGATGGTGCTGTAATTAGTGTTGGCGGTGTGGTGATTGAGGATTTTATTGATTACAGGATTCCGGCCGGACAACAGATAACTGCAACTATGGCTGTACGCAGAGGTCCCGTTTCATATTCGTATGAAAACCTGCAACTACGTTTTTATGCGCTTTGCGATCCGTCTATCTCTGATACGGTTACTTTTTCTGTGAATTATCAAAGTCCTTGTTCGGGTGTGGAATTGTTTAAGCCGGATAATAACTGGCTGGTAAACCAAAGTTCAAACGATTCATTGCTGATAATTATGAGAGAGTATGATACAACTAATCCAAAACTTGAAAGTGTAAGTATGGAGTATCGAAAGGTTGGTGGCAGCTGGAAAACGGCAATCGCAAAATTACGCTCTGAGCTACCTGCTGAGTTTATTTACGAGTTCTGGGATGTTTCCGGATTAGATGATGGAAATTATGAGCTTCGGGCAAAAACAAAATGCGGAACTGATGGCGTCAATTATTCTAAAATTTCCCAGGGAGTAATCGACCGCAGCAGTTTACTGGTTTTTGGAAAACCACAACCTTCGGATGGCGTCCTTAATATTGGTGAAGATATTTCAATTAGCTTTACGGCGAATCTGAATTGTCCGCAAATAAACTCTGATAATGTTAAAATGATAAACACAGCAACCAGTATTGACATTCCGATAGATGTTGCATGCAGTGGCAAAACGTTAATTATAACACCACTGGTTGATATAGCAACTCTTGAACGCGAAAATCTGAAAGTTACAGTATCCGGCGTGGAAGATAAAAACGGCAATGGCTTAAAAGAAGATATAAGCTGGTCGTTTACAGTAAACCAGAATGCTTTGCATTGGGTGGTTTCAAATGCCAATATAAATGTGTATAAAGGCAGCCAGGAAACATTTAAAGCAAAGCTGGTTAATGTAGGTGGTGCACAAAATAGTTTTAGCCTGACGGGTATTCCAAGCTGGTTAACCGCTGATCCGACCAATGGCACCATACCATCTGGTGGGCAAATAGAAATTAATTTTACAATAAGTGATCAGTTAGAACAGGGCAGCTATTTGGATACAGTTGCCGTTCAGGTAAGCGGGCAGGGTGATGATCCATTATTTATAGATGTTACTGTTTTATCGGAGCCACCATCCTGGGCTTTCAATTTTTCAAATTATCAATACTCAATGGATGTTATTGCACAGCTAAAAGAAGGTGATGGATTTTCTTCAGATGAAAAAGATATTGTGGCGGCTTTTGTCGGGAATGAAATCCGGGGCAAAGTAAACCTAACTCATGTTTCGGAACAGGATAACCATCTGGCATTTATTACTATTTACAGCCACCAACAATCCGGTGAGACAGTTACTTTCCGAAGCTGGGATGCCTCAAAGGGAGAAGAGTCCGGCTTTATTGCAGAAACGATCACTTTTGAGAATAATGGCTCTGTTGGATTATTGCTAAGCCCATTTGTTTTAACACCATCGGGTAAAGCACAAAATATTACGCTTGCACCAAACTGGAACTGGTTTTCCCTTAATCTTGAACAAAGTGATATGAGTGTTGAAAACATTTTAAGTAATTTAAATGCTACTTCCGGTGATGTTATAAAAGGCCAGGAGGGAATTGCAACCTTTTATAACAATGAGTTATCAAGCGAATCGGACAAAACAAACTGGATAGGCGATTTGCAAAATATTGAAGTTGGAAAATCATACCGCATTTTTCTTGCCAATGAGCAAAACCTGAGATTTGCCGGGGATACAATAAATGTTTCAGAAGAATCTATCCAGGTGTTTAGCGGCTGGAACTGGATTGGTTATTTGCAGCAGAACAATGTGGATTTAAACAATGCTTTTACAGGTTTTAGTTACTCAGATGGTGACCGTTTAAAAAGCCAGGATGCATTTTCTGTATATGATGCTTCCTCAAGTTCCTGGCAAGGTGGTTTAACAACTTTAAATCCTGGTGAAGGCTATTTGCTAAAATCTGCAAAAGATGGGTTTATCTCTTTTTCCGGTTCAGGATCCTCAATTATAAATCCGGGTAAAAACATTCAACCCAATCAACAACCCAATCTTGCCGGTAATGAATTGTCCGCCTATAATTATGAAAATAACATGACAATAATCGGATCAGTTCAGTTGGGCGGTACAACAATCAGTGATTCAAACTACAGCGTTTTGGCCATTGTAAATGATTCATTGCGTGGCAAAGCCGATGTGAAGTTTTATCCGGAAATTAATAAGGCCATGGTATTTATGACGGTTTACAGTAATTCTATTTCGGGAGAAGAACTTACTTTTGAAGTCATCAATTCATCACACGGAGTGTCTTTGCCGGTTACCACAACAATCCCATTTACGGCAGATGGTATTGTCGGCAGCATTGAAAATCCACATTCATTTGCGGGTATTGATGAAGTTGCGCCCGAAATAAGAAGTGCGTTTTTATATTCCACTGAACCCGGTTTGGCGGATCATGTACGGCTTTATATTACATCAAGCGAGCTATTAAAAGAAGCCCCTTTGGTGAGAGCGGTGTCGCCAACTGGAAAAGAAGACGCCTTTGCGGCAGAAGTTTTTGATAGTGGAGAAAATATTTATCTGGCGAAATATCACGTACAGGAATATGGTGAAAATACATTTTATATCCTGGCCAGCGATCTCTCTGAAAACCTGACGCAAGATGTCCGCAAGTTGAGTGTTAATCAAATTAGTTTGGGCAAATCTTCATTGATTTCGCTGAATGAAAATACATCCATAAAACTAAGCCCGGCTTCATTTAATGCAAATGGAAATTTTTATGGAGAGTATTATAAGGCAGAGAAAGAGGAGCTTGAAAAGAACATGATGCGGATAAGTCAAAATATGACATTTTCTGCTTCAAGCACTGTTGACGAGGGTTTCACTGTAAAATACGATCTAAAAGAAATTGATATACCTGAAGAAGAAAAAAGAAAAATTGGTTTATACCGGTTGGATAAGGAAAACGGAGAATGGGTTTTTATTGGCGGACAAGGTGAAAATAATCAATTAATGCAATTGGCAAACCAGACAGGTACCTTTGCGGTGTTTTATGACAGCGATCGAATTCCGATTCCCAAACAGTTCAGATTGTATCAAAATTTTCCGAATCCTTTTAACCCGGTTACAACAATCCGTTTTGATTTGCCAAAAGAGCAAAATGTATCGTTGAATATTTATAATGTTCTTGGGCAAAAGGTAAAGCAATTATTAAATCAAAAACTTGATGCGGGCTACCATAAAACAGAGTGGAATGGTTTAAATGAACATGGTGTTAAAGTTGCTTCAGGAATTTACATTTACCAGATAAAAGCCGGTAAAAAACTAATTAACAAAAAAATGATACTAATTAAGTAG
- a CDS encoding GNAT family N-acetyltransferase: protein MDKFKFTPFPNLNSPRLALRALQISDASQIFLIRSDSSVNKYLDRPAQKSNKEAESFISKINLGVKNNDCVYWAISKKDNPKLIGTICLWNFASDKNSAEVGYELLPDFQGQGIMNEALKSVIEFGFNEVGLDFIDAYSHSQNIPSKKLLEKNNFVQNLAKTETSNINTIVFTLFNQNRTGTNNAK, encoded by the coding sequence ATGGACAAATTTAAATTTACACCTTTCCCAAACCTTAATTCACCGCGTCTGGCTTTGAGAGCATTGCAAATATCTGATGCTTCTCAGATATTTCTAATCAGGTCAGATTCTTCAGTGAATAAATATTTGGACAGGCCTGCTCAAAAAAGTAATAAAGAAGCTGAATCATTTATTTCAAAAATAAATCTTGGTGTAAAAAACAACGATTGCGTTTATTGGGCTATCTCAAAAAAAGACAACCCAAAATTGATTGGCACAATTTGTTTGTGGAATTTTGCTTCTGACAAAAATAGTGCAGAGGTTGGTTATGAATTACTTCCGGATTTTCAGGGTCAAGGAATAATGAATGAAGCCCTGAAGTCGGTAATTGAATTTGGATTTAATGAAGTTGGCTTGGATTTTATTGATGCCTATTCTCACTCTCAGAATATCCCCTCCAAAAAATTATTAGAAAAAAATAACTTTGTGCAAAATCTTGCCAAAACTGAAACAAGTAATATAAATACAATTGTTTTTACTTTATTTAACCAGAACCGAACAGGAACAAACAATGCTAAATAG
- a CDS encoding MBL fold metallo-hydrolase, whose amino-acid sequence MSSTILKFLVIISLFLFSCKEKSNPQTEHDQNPTIEETSLIILGTVQDAGAPHIACSKDCCRGLFKNPDPDKKVVSLGVIDPQNKKSYIFEATPDFPEQMKMLKNLSTFSTKETPDGIFLTHAHIGHYTGLMYLGREAMNANDVPVYAMPKMKSFLEHNGPWSQLVNIKNISIHEIQNRKEISLTPNLNVVPFLVPHRDEYSETAGFKISGPNKKALFIPDIDKWEKWDSEIIAEIAKVDYAFLDASFFDGEEINNRDISEIPHPFIIESMNKFENLSAREKSKIYFIHFNHTNPVLNLKSTQAKQVISNGFNIAKINDIFGL is encoded by the coding sequence CAGCACAATTTTAAAATTCTTAGTTATAATTTCTTTATTTCTATTTTCATGCAAAGAAAAATCAAATCCACAAACAGAGCACGACCAAAACCCGACAATAGAAGAAACATCATTAATTATTTTGGGCACAGTGCAAGATGCAGGCGCACCACACATTGCTTGTTCAAAAGATTGCTGCCGTGGTTTGTTTAAAAATCCTGATCCGGATAAAAAAGTAGTCTCCCTTGGAGTGATCGATCCTCAAAATAAAAAAAGCTACATCTTTGAAGCCACTCCAGATTTTCCTGAACAGATGAAGATGTTAAAAAATCTTTCCACTTTTTCCACAAAAGAAACACCGGATGGTATTTTTCTGACTCATGCACATATCGGGCATTATACGGGTTTAATGTATCTTGGCAGAGAAGCAATGAACGCAAATGACGTTCCAGTTTATGCCATGCCTAAAATGAAATCTTTTCTGGAGCATAATGGGCCCTGGAGCCAACTGGTTAACATCAAAAATATTTCTATTCATGAAATTCAAAACCGGAAGGAAATAAGCTTAACACCAAACTTAAATGTTGTACCGTTTTTGGTGCCACACCGCGATGAATACTCTGAAACTGCTGGATTTAAAATTAGCGGGCCTAATAAAAAAGCATTATTTATTCCGGATATAGACAAATGGGAAAAATGGGACAGCGAAATTATTGCAGAAATTGCCAAAGTAGACTACGCCTTTTTAGATGCTTCCTTTTTTGATGGAGAAGAAATAAACAATCGTGACATTTCTGAGATTCCACACCCGTTTATAATTGAAAGTATGAACAAGTTTGAAAATTTGTCTGCCCGTGAGAAGAGCAAAATTTATTTTATCCACTTTAACCACACAAATCCGGTATTAAATTTAAAAAGCACACAGGCAAAACAAGTTATTTCAAATGGATTTAACATTGCCAAAATAAATGACATTTTTGGTCTGTAA
- a CDS encoding VOC family protein gives MSNQESNPFEGSELTTILVVSDLAKSKKFYIDQLGGNLFREYGGSSVVLELLKHWILLVTAGEPTKDKPDIYYKPPYDKNSVSHSFTIRVKDCQKSYQILKSKGVSFVTPPYNWGAETRCFFQDPDGHLFEISEYREG, from the coding sequence ATGAGTAATCAAGAATCAAATCCATTCGAAGGTTCTGAGCTTACAACAATATTAGTAGTTTCTGATTTGGCCAAATCCAAGAAATTTTATATTGATCAGTTGGGAGGAAATCTTTTCAGGGAATATGGCGGAAGCTCTGTAGTTTTGGAGTTATTAAAGCATTGGATTTTATTAGTAACTGCCGGCGAACCGACCAAAGACAAGCCGGATATTTATTATAAACCTCCTTATGACAAAAACAGTGTCAGCCACTCTTTTACAATCCGGGTAAAAGATTGCCAAAAATCTTACCAAATTCTAAAATCAAAAGGTGTTTCATTCGTTACTCCGCCTTATAATTGGGGTGCCGAAACGCGTTGTTTTTTCCAGGACCCTGATGGTCATTTATTTGAGATAAGTGAATATAGAGAAGGATAA